The region CTGGCGTGGCTGCTCAACACCACGTCGTTGCTGGATGCCGATGCCACGCTGCACACCCCGGCCGGTACGTCGGTGGTCAATTACGGCCTGCCGGCACTGGCGGGCAACAGCGTTTCCAGCGTCGACATTAAAGCCCTGGAAGCCCTGATCTACCAGGCAATCGCCACCTTTGAGCCACGTATTCTGCGCCACACCCTGCGCGTCAAAGCCCGCGTCGGCCATGGCGAGATGAACCACAACGCCCTGAGTTTCGAGATCGAAGGCGACCTGTGGGCACAGCCGGTGCCGTTGCGCCTGTTGCTGCAAACCGACCTCGACCTGGAGTCCGGCCATGTGCGCGTGGTGAATGCCGACCAACGGAGGCGCCCATGAACCCGCGCCTGCTGGAGCTGTACAACCAGGAACTGCACCACGTGCGCGAAAGCGCCGCCGAGTTCGCCAAGGAATACCCGAAGATCGCCAGTCGGCTGACCCTGTCCGGTATGGACTGCGCCGACCCGTACGTCGAACGCTTGCTCGAGGGTTTTGCCTACCTCACGGCCCGCGTACAGCTCAAGCTCGACGCCGAGTACCCGACCTTCACCCATAACCTGCTGGAAATCGCCTACCCGCACTACCTGGCGCCGACGCCGTCGATGACCGTGGTGCAATTGCAGACCGACCCCGACGAAGGCTCGCTGGCCAGCGGCTTCCCGCTGCCCCGCGACACGGTTTTGCGGGCCGCACTGGGCCGCGAAACCCAGACCTGCTGCGAGTACCGCACCGCACACCCGGTGACGTTGTGGCCGTTGCAGGTCAGCGGCGCCGAGTACTTCGGCAACCCCGCCGCCGTACTCGGGCGCCTGGCTGCCAGCGAGCCGAAAGCCAAGGCCGGCTTGCGCCTGACCCTGCGCACCGGCGCCGAGTTGCCGTTCAACAGCCTCGACCTCGACAGCCTGCCGCTGTACCTCAGCGGCGCCGATGAGCAACCGTTTCGCCTCTACGAACAATTGCTCGGCAACGCCTGCGCGGTGTTTGCACGCAAGCCCGGCGGTGACTGGGTTGAACGCCTGCCGCAAGACGCGCTGCGTTCACGGGGTTTTGACGATGCCGACGCGGCCATGCCGGTGGTGGCGCGCGCGTTTCAGGGCTACCGGTTGTTGCAGGAATATTTCGCCCTGCCCCATCGCTTCCTGTTCGTCGAGTTCGCCGAACTGGGCCGCGCAGTCAAACGCTGCGACGGCCAGGAGCTGGAACTGATCGTGTTGTTCGACCGCCACGAACCGAGCCTGGAAGGCAGTGTCGGCGCGGCGCAGTTCATGCCGTTCTGCACGCCGGCGATCAACCTGTTCCCGAAACGCGTGGACCGTATCCATCTGTCTGAGCGCGTCAACGAACACCATGTAATCGCTGACCGCACCCGG is a window of Pseudomonas antarctica DNA encoding:
- the tssE gene encoding type VI secretion system baseplate subunit TssE — translated: MVTEIASRDRLQPSLLDRLTDDDPTNPKESADKRVLSLTQLKASVLRDLAWLLNTTSLLDADATLHTPAGTSVVNYGLPALAGNSVSSVDIKALEALIYQAIATFEPRILRHTLRVKARVGHGEMNHNALSFEIEGDLWAQPVPLRLLLQTDLDLESGHVRVVNADQRRRP
- the tssF gene encoding type VI secretion system baseplate subunit TssF, whose amino-acid sequence is MNPRLLELYNQELHHVRESAAEFAKEYPKIASRLTLSGMDCADPYVERLLEGFAYLTARVQLKLDAEYPTFTHNLLEIAYPHYLAPTPSMTVVQLQTDPDEGSLASGFPLPRDTVLRAALGRETQTCCEYRTAHPVTLWPLQVSGAEYFGNPAAVLGRLAASEPKAKAGLRLTLRTGAELPFNSLDLDSLPLYLSGADEQPFRLYEQLLGNACAVFARKPGGDWVERLPQDALRSRGFDDADAAMPVVARAFQGYRLLQEYFALPHRFLFVEFAELGRAVKRCDGQELELIVLFDRHEPSLEGSVGAAQFMPFCTPAINLFPKRVDRIHLSERVNEHHVIADRTRPMDFEIHSLSGITGHGTGPEQPFLPFYAVRDPSRYGRDKAYYTVRREPRVLSSDQRRNGPRSTYVGSETFVSLVDSQQAPYRHDLRQLGVTALCTNRDLPLFMSTGNGKTDFTLADSAPVLSVRCVAGPSRPRASHAHDAKAWRLISQLSLNYLSLSEQGQGAGALRELLRLYGDSNDAALQLQIEGLREVSSKAVTRRLPMPGPIVFGRGLEITLEFDENAFRGTGVFLLGAVLERFLARYVSINSFTETVIRTTERGEIMRWKAKPGRRPTL